One genomic window of Mercenaria mercenaria strain notata chromosome 2, MADL_Memer_1, whole genome shotgun sequence includes the following:
- the LOC123564220 gene encoding SPARC-like isoform X2, whose product MKLTWLLLLCLVVTAVVAKVESDDSDEEYETIDVTQEGGQQEKLTNPCNNHKCKRGEVCELNERKPRCVCQTCDDKVEEENKLPVCSTKNVTYISECHLDRDHCLCKNRDAACLDNTQDKVRLDYYHSCKELTECKPEEMTMFPFRMRDWLYRVMTDMAMRGYEEVDEYRDLLENARHDKEHADAVIWKFCDLDVHPNDRHVTRRELLYIIASLKHMEHCLVPFMNNCDANNDNRITLIEWGECLGIGHEAIVDKCKHHEG is encoded by the exons ATGAAGCTCacgtggttgttgttgttgtgccTTGTCGTGACTGCCGTCGTGGCCAAA GTGGAGTCTGACGATTCAGACGAGGAGTACGAGACTATAGACGTGACTCAGGAAGGTGGGCAGCAGGAAAAACTAACAA ATCCCTGCAATAACCACAAGTGTAAGCGGGGTGAGGTGTGTGAGCTGAACGAAAGGAAACCAAGATGCGTGTGTCAAACATGTGATGACAAGGTGGAAGAAGAAAACAAACTTCCG GTATGCAGCACTAAGAATGTTACCTACATCTCTGAATGTCATTTGGACAGAGACCACTGTCTGTGCAAGAATCGTGATGCTGCTTGTCTCGACAACACACAGGATAAAGTCAGGCTGGATTACTACCATAGCTGCAAAG AGTTGACGGAGTGTAAACCTGAGGAGATGACAATGTTTCCATTCAGAATGAGGGACTGGCTCTACAGGGTTATGACTGATATG GCAATGCGTGGGTATGAGGAAGTGGATGAATACCGCGACTTGCTGGAAAATGCTCGTCATGACAAAGAACATGCTGATGCTGTTATCTGGAAATTCTGTGACCTTGATGTGCATCCCAATGACAG GCATGTAACCCGGCGTGAGTTGCTGTACATTATTGCCTCACTGAAGCACATGGAGCACTGCCTGGTTCCCTTCATGAACAACTGTGATGCAAACAACGACAACAGAATCACACTGATAGAGTGGGGAGAATGCCTCGGCATTGGCCATG AGGCCATAGTGGACAAGTGTAAACATCATGAAGGGTAG
- the LOC123564220 gene encoding SPARC-like isoform X1, which translates to MKLTWLLLLCLVVTAVVAKDRSKRKNRDRNRRVERGRQDDPREVESDDSDEEYETIDVTQEGGQQEKLTNPCNNHKCKRGEVCELNERKPRCVCQTCDDKVEEENKLPVCSTKNVTYISECHLDRDHCLCKNRDAACLDNTQDKVRLDYYHSCKELTECKPEEMTMFPFRMRDWLYRVMTDMAMRGYEEVDEYRDLLENARHDKEHADAVIWKFCDLDVHPNDRHVTRRELLYIIASLKHMEHCLVPFMNNCDANNDNRITLIEWGECLGIGHEAIVDKCKHHEG; encoded by the exons ATGAAGCTCacgtggttgttgttgttgtgccTTGTCGTGACTGCCGTCGTGGCCAAA GATAGATCAAAGAGAAAGAATCGTGACCGCAACAGGCGTGTTGAGAGGGGTCGCCAGGATGACCCGAGGGAG GTGGAGTCTGACGATTCAGACGAGGAGTACGAGACTATAGACGTGACTCAGGAAGGTGGGCAGCAGGAAAAACTAACAA ATCCCTGCAATAACCACAAGTGTAAGCGGGGTGAGGTGTGTGAGCTGAACGAAAGGAAACCAAGATGCGTGTGTCAAACATGTGATGACAAGGTGGAAGAAGAAAACAAACTTCCG GTATGCAGCACTAAGAATGTTACCTACATCTCTGAATGTCATTTGGACAGAGACCACTGTCTGTGCAAGAATCGTGATGCTGCTTGTCTCGACAACACACAGGATAAAGTCAGGCTGGATTACTACCATAGCTGCAAAG AGTTGACGGAGTGTAAACCTGAGGAGATGACAATGTTTCCATTCAGAATGAGGGACTGGCTCTACAGGGTTATGACTGATATG GCAATGCGTGGGTATGAGGAAGTGGATGAATACCGCGACTTGCTGGAAAATGCTCGTCATGACAAAGAACATGCTGATGCTGTTATCTGGAAATTCTGTGACCTTGATGTGCATCCCAATGACAG GCATGTAACCCGGCGTGAGTTGCTGTACATTATTGCCTCACTGAAGCACATGGAGCACTGCCTGGTTCCCTTCATGAACAACTGTGATGCAAACAACGACAACAGAATCACACTGATAGAGTGGGGAGAATGCCTCGGCATTGGCCATG AGGCCATAGTGGACAAGTGTAAACATCATGAAGGGTAG